The Candidatus Phaeomarinobacter ectocarpi genome includes a region encoding these proteins:
- a CDS encoding flagellar assembly protein FliX: MKVGGAGRAQGPATAGRAGKPRSAGGEQFRVDGLGQADAAHSTGSVASVAPVDALIGLQEVDTATDESRKAVVRAEAMLDILDDIKLSLLAGGVSKQKLDQLLKLVEQRRDSSATFQDPRLAHVLDEIELRARVELAKYEQLFAQ, from the coding sequence ATGAAAGTTGGCGGCGCAGGACGTGCGCAGGGACCAGCTACCGCAGGCCGCGCCGGGAAACCCCGGTCAGCGGGCGGCGAACAATTCCGTGTGGACGGACTAGGGCAGGCTGACGCTGCACACTCAACAGGCTCTGTGGCATCGGTCGCGCCGGTTGATGCATTGATTGGTCTTCAGGAAGTGGACACCGCTACTGACGAAAGCCGGAAGGCTGTGGTCCGTGCGGAAGCCATGCTGGATATTCTCGACGACATCAAACTATCGCTCCTGGCAGGCGGCGTATCAAAGCAGAAGCTGGATCAGCTGCTGAAACTGGTAGAGCAGCGCCGTGATTCGAGCGCGACCTTTCAGGACCCGCGCCTGGCCCATGTGCTGGACGAAATTGAGCTGCGCGCAAGAGTTGAACTGGCCAAGTATGAACAGCTTTTTGCGCAGTAA
- a CDS encoding flagellar basal body P-ring protein FlgI: MLFFARKSLSSARIVLALTIAASMLWPVAAQASSRIKDLASVEGIRENHLVGYGLVVGLDGSGDSLRNAPFTRQSLQSMLERLGVNTRDATLNTNNVAAVMVTGNLPAFGSQGSRMDITVSTLGDASSLLGGTLLVTPLMGADGEVYAVAQGPVAIAGFSAEGDGASVKRGVATSGRIPNGAIIEREIAFALEDMSTVRLSLHNPDLTTAQRMANVINTFVGGSTAQAMDPSTVSLTVPQKGKGSVVSMLTEIEQLRVAPDSPAKVVIDEASGVIVMGKDVRVSTVAIAQGNLTIRVTETPQVSQPNPFAEQGDTVVVPRTDIQVDDDAENRLGLLREGVTLESLVDGLNSLGVGPRDMISILQTIRASGALQAELEVL; the protein is encoded by the coding sequence ATGTTGTTCTTTGCACGCAAATCACTTTCAAGCGCCCGCATCGTCCTGGCGCTCACCATCGCAGCCTCCATGCTGTGGCCGGTGGCCGCCCAGGCCTCGTCGCGCATCAAGGATCTCGCCTCCGTTGAAGGCATCCGAGAAAACCATCTGGTCGGATATGGCCTTGTGGTTGGTCTGGATGGATCCGGCGACAGCCTGCGGAATGCACCGTTCACCCGTCAGAGCCTGCAATCCATGCTGGAACGTCTGGGCGTGAACACCCGCGACGCGACCCTCAACACAAACAATGTGGCCGCCGTCATGGTCACCGGCAATCTGCCAGCCTTCGGCTCCCAGGGCAGCCGCATGGACATCACAGTCTCCACGCTTGGCGACGCTTCCAGCCTGCTGGGCGGCACCCTTCTGGTGACACCGCTCATGGGCGCTGACGGCGAAGTCTATGCCGTGGCGCAGGGCCCCGTTGCGATTGCGGGTTTCAGTGCGGAAGGCGATGGCGCCAGCGTCAAGCGCGGCGTTGCCACATCCGGCCGCATTCCCAACGGCGCCATCATCGAACGTGAAATTGCCTTTGCGCTCGAAGACATGAGCACGGTGCGGCTGTCCCTCCACAACCCGGACCTCACCACCGCCCAGCGCATGGCCAACGTCATCAACACCTTTGTTGGCGGCAGCACTGCCCAGGCAATGGACCCGTCAACGGTGTCACTTACCGTGCCACAGAAGGGCAAGGGCAGCGTTGTCAGCATGCTGACGGAAATCGAGCAGCTGCGTGTTGCGCCTGACAGCCCCGCCAAGGTCGTGATTGATGAAGCCTCCGGCGTCATTGTCATGGGCAAAGATGTCCGCGTCTCCACCGTCGCCATTGCCCAGGGCAACCTGACAATTCGCGTGACCGAAACACCGCAGGTAAGCCAGCCCAACCCCTTTGCTGAACAGGGCGACACGGTTGTTGTACCCCGCACTGACATTCAGGTGGACGATGATGCGGAAAACCGCCTCGGCCTCCTGCGCGAAGGCGTAACCCTTGAAAGCCTCGTGGACGGCCTCAACTCCCTTGGTGTTGGCCCACGCGACATGATCTCCATTCTGCAGACCATCCGCGCCTCAGGTGCGCTGCAGGCAGAGCTGGAGGTTCTCTAG
- a CDS encoding rod-binding protein: protein MDLSLPAPVAANSFGQVLPKALAHAPKASTPMSPAKEQAMRETAQEFEAVFIGQMTEAMFAGLETEEPFGGGHAEKMWRSQLSQEMGRSISASGGIGIADSVYRSMIAQQEAALNPLPQPTPPTQAAAAAYAT, encoded by the coding sequence ATGGACCTCTCCCTCCCCGCGCCTGTTGCTGCAAATTCGTTTGGTCAGGTTCTGCCAAAGGCTCTGGCCCATGCCCCCAAGGCATCCACGCCCATGTCGCCGGCCAAGGAACAGGCCATGCGCGAAACGGCGCAGGAATTTGAAGCCGTCTTCATCGGTCAGATGACAGAAGCCATGTTCGCCGGTCTTGAAACCGAGGAACCCTTTGGCGGCGGCCACGCTGAAAAGATGTGGCGATCGCAGTTGTCTCAGGAGATGGGCCGGTCCATCAGCGCGTCCGGCGGCATCGGCATCGCAGATTCCGTTTACCGCTCCATGATCGCGCAGCAGGAAGCAGCCCTTAATCCCCTGCCGCAACCCACACCACCGACACAAGCTGCTGCAGCGGCTTACGCCACCTAG
- a CDS encoding flagellar protein FlaG, whose product MESISGPRPLADPITAPRAATPSGPIASGAKSVPPVERSNGSQNQTTQQQDPALLRKALEALEKRLPVNVSLDITYDDTIKREVVRGTSKVTGETVMEFPTEQMQKLIRGLREELGLTVDEQV is encoded by the coding sequence ATGGAAAGTATTTCTGGGCCCCGGCCCTTAGCAGATCCGATTACAGCACCGCGTGCAGCCACGCCGTCGGGACCAATTGCGTCCGGCGCCAAGTCTGTTCCACCGGTTGAACGCTCAAACGGATCACAAAACCAGACCACGCAGCAGCAGGACCCTGCTCTATTGCGCAAGGCCCTTGAGGCGCTCGAAAAGCGTTTGCCGGTCAATGTCAGCCTGGACATTACCTATGACGACACCATCAAGCGCGAAGTCGTACGCGGAACCAGCAAGGTCACCGGGGAAACCGTCATGGAATTTCCCACGGAGCAGATGCAAAAGCTGATCCGCGGTCTGCGCGAAGAACTCGGCCTGACAGTGGATGAGCAGGTCTAG
- a CDS encoding tetratricopeptide repeat protein produces MSASLPKTTAHVVAEEFNRAIDSHQKGKLDRAKRGYKRVLQSAPNHASAIHLLGVLDLQRGNPEAAAALIEKAIGIDPNMAAAHYNLARCRKLLGQLQAALASADHCLSITPDDLDALLLKGNALNELERPEEAITTFSEVLELNPDLSPVRGARICLYLGQGRTNAAALDMAYIIENTDDPVSVLNSVAAKLLDQGDNENALKVLEKATDTDPSDKHTLSLIAGALIDLDRNTDALPIVKQLLDDDPDDVLAQLKMGFLLANLKRFKDALPILQGVLKHRPEDSALLLKLAYTHQSLEQFDEAIAYYEKLKILEPTEARTWSNLVGLYVGLEDYEKAIDEGMEALRINPNVEQSYLNLAVMFQRLGDFDKAADLYRRAVEVNPNYSTAGSNLAHLLLAHGKIEDGWDLYAHGFAAGLRLPLRQFNTDLWRGEDIADRTILAWKEQGIGDDVRFASCYPDLIQRAGHVIIETDARLVPLYQRSFPQASVRAQRTDPSLVPVGPPDFSTHTPAGQLPTIFRRSLDAFPAEDGYLKPDPERVAYWREKVEAAGEGIRVGLAWRSMHQNVSRNRTYTELEDWARLIATPGITAINLQYDDPSDEVRAFAEKTGLTLHIMDGIDLKDDLDDAAALSKACDLVISAGTSVADMAAAVGTPAMFYGENRHPMQLGTDHFPWYPSARFIGIGPKQPVSEIVDIITSDVQAFAARYLDGEFK; encoded by the coding sequence ATGTCCGCATCCCTTCCAAAGACAACGGCACACGTCGTCGCTGAAGAGTTCAATCGCGCCATCGACAGCCACCAAAAAGGCAAGCTGGACCGCGCCAAACGCGGCTACAAACGCGTCCTTCAGTCCGCACCCAATCACGCCTCGGCAATACATCTGCTCGGTGTTCTGGATCTACAGCGCGGCAACCCCGAGGCTGCAGCAGCGCTGATCGAAAAAGCCATTGGCATTGATCCAAACATGGCGGCCGCACATTACAATCTGGCGCGCTGCCGAAAATTGCTAGGTCAGCTGCAAGCCGCCCTAGCGTCTGCGGACCATTGTCTCAGCATTACACCCGATGATTTGGATGCCCTGCTTCTCAAGGGCAATGCACTTAATGAACTTGAGCGCCCCGAAGAAGCCATTACAACATTTTCTGAGGTACTGGAGCTCAATCCGGACCTGTCCCCGGTTCGCGGTGCCCGCATCTGCTTGTACCTTGGCCAAGGCCGGACGAATGCAGCCGCTTTGGACATGGCGTACATCATCGAAAACACCGATGATCCGGTGTCTGTCTTGAATAGCGTCGCAGCGAAACTCCTGGATCAGGGCGACAATGAAAACGCCCTGAAGGTTCTGGAAAAGGCGACAGACACCGACCCATCCGACAAGCATACACTGTCGCTGATCGCGGGCGCACTTATTGACTTGGATCGCAATACAGACGCGCTCCCCATTGTAAAGCAGTTGCTGGATGACGACCCCGACGATGTGCTCGCCCAGTTGAAGATGGGGTTTTTGCTCGCCAACCTGAAACGTTTCAAAGATGCTCTTCCGATCCTCCAGGGTGTTCTCAAACACAGGCCTGAAGATTCAGCACTGCTGTTGAAGCTGGCCTACACGCACCAGTCGCTTGAGCAGTTCGACGAAGCAATCGCCTACTACGAGAAGCTCAAAATCCTCGAGCCCACCGAAGCACGAACCTGGTCAAACCTGGTCGGCCTCTATGTCGGACTGGAAGACTACGAAAAAGCAATTGATGAAGGCATGGAGGCCCTGCGGATCAACCCGAATGTTGAGCAGAGCTATCTCAACCTGGCCGTCATGTTCCAGAGACTCGGCGATTTTGACAAGGCCGCCGACCTGTATCGTCGTGCCGTCGAGGTCAACCCGAACTACTCCACCGCCGGCTCTAACCTAGCCCATTTGCTTCTTGCGCACGGAAAAATCGAGGACGGCTGGGACCTGTATGCGCATGGATTTGCGGCCGGTCTGCGGCTCCCCCTGCGCCAGTTCAACACCGACCTTTGGCGCGGCGAAGACATTGCTGACCGCACGATACTCGCTTGGAAAGAACAGGGTATCGGTGACGACGTCCGCTTTGCATCATGCTACCCGGACCTGATCCAGCGCGCTGGCCATGTGATCATTGAGACAGATGCCCGCCTTGTCCCGCTGTACCAACGCTCATTCCCGCAGGCGTCCGTGCGCGCTCAACGCACTGATCCATCACTTGTGCCGGTCGGTCCACCCGACTTCAGCACCCATACGCCTGCCGGCCAGTTGCCAACTATTTTTAGACGATCTCTCGATGCTTTTCCTGCGGAAGACGGATATCTGAAGCCAGATCCTGAACGCGTTGCCTATTGGCGCGAGAAAGTCGAAGCGGCCGGCGAAGGCATCCGGGTCGGTCTTGCATGGCGAAGCATGCACCAGAATGTCTCCAGAAACCGCACCTACACTGAGTTGGAGGACTGGGCGCGCCTGATTGCAACGCCGGGCATCACAGCAATCAACCTGCAATACGATGATCCCAGTGATGAAGTGCGAGCGTTCGCCGAAAAAACCGGCCTGACGTTGCATATCATGGACGGTATCGACCTAAAGGATGACCTCGACGACGCCGCCGCACTCAGCAAGGCATGTGATCTCGTCATAAGTGCGGGCACATCAGTAGCCGACATGGCCGCCGCAGTCGGCACGCCTGCAATGTTTTACGGCGAGAACCGACACCCCATGCAGCTGGGGACTGATCACTTCCCCTGGTACCCATCAGCACGATTTATCGGGATCGGACCAAAACAGCCGGTTTCGGAAATCGTCGATATCATTACCAGCGACGTGCAAGCTTTCGCGGCACGTTACCTCGACGGCGAATTCAAATAG
- a CDS encoding flagellin, with product MGDIVLSAGIRSNLLSIQNTAKLLDQTQTRLATGLKVNGAIDDPTAFFTAQGLNNRARDLESLLSSMDQAIQTLDAADQGIQSVIKLIENAKATANQALETKVKASAATSTNSTAFVATTAVSTVTGIDAGDIFTIQVGTAAAIAVTVGASTSHVSALVATITGLTGVTASLTSEGKIKIEGDNGEDLTITDTTGSAANTLGVTGTATNGTNRRTFESDFNSLRVQMDQLVGDASYKGVNLLQANNDLTVFFNEGQTSSLTITSRLMDTSSGGLNISEIIAKAWTTDGSINSAIDQLDQAVNTLRQQASTFGGNLSVVETRSDFTENMINTLVGGASNLTVADTNEEGANLLALQTRQSLGTTALSLASQADQNVLQLF from the coding sequence ATGGGTGACATAGTACTTTCCGCAGGTATCCGCTCAAACCTTTTGAGCATTCAGAATACCGCCAAACTTCTGGATCAGACGCAAACACGTCTGGCGACGGGCCTTAAGGTCAACGGTGCCATTGATGACCCGACCGCGTTCTTTACGGCGCAGGGCCTAAACAACCGCGCACGTGATCTGGAGTCCCTGCTCTCTTCCATGGACCAGGCCATTCAGACACTTGATGCTGCGGACCAGGGCATCCAGTCCGTCATCAAGCTGATTGAGAATGCCAAAGCCACCGCCAACCAAGCGTTGGAAACAAAGGTGAAGGCATCCGCGGCTACCAGCACAAATTCGACAGCTTTTGTTGCAACAACGGCAGTCAGCACGGTCACCGGCATTGATGCCGGCGACATCTTCACTATTCAGGTCGGAACCGCAGCCGCTATCGCCGTGACTGTCGGAGCCAGCACCTCACACGTTTCAGCTCTGGTTGCCACCATCACCGGTTTGACCGGTGTGACCGCCTCCCTCACCTCAGAAGGCAAGATCAAGATCGAGGGTGACAACGGCGAAGATCTGACAATCACCGACACCACAGGATCTGCAGCAAACACACTGGGCGTAACAGGTACGGCCACGAACGGCACAAACCGGCGTACATTTGAAAGTGATTTCAACTCGTTGCGTGTGCAGATGGACCAGTTGGTCGGAGACGCTTCTTATAAGGGCGTGAATCTGTTGCAGGCCAACAATGACCTGACCGTATTCTTTAACGAAGGTCAGACATCGAGCCTTACAATCACCTCGAGACTCATGGATACGTCTTCTGGTGGTCTCAACATCTCTGAGATCATAGCAAAGGCTTGGACGACAGATGGCAGTATCAATTCAGCCATTGACCAGCTCGATCAGGCCGTCAACACGCTGCGTCAGCAGGCCTCTACTTTCGGCGGCAACCTGTCAGTGGTCGAAACGCGCTCTGACTTCACAGAGAACATGATCAATACGTTGGTAGGCGGTGCGTCCAACCTCACTGTTGCCGATACCAATGAAGAAGGTGCAAATCTTCTGGCACTGCAGACCCGTCAGTCCCTGGGCACAACCGCCCTGTCGCTGGCATCACAGGCCGACCAGAACGTGTTGCAGCTCTTCTAA
- a CDS encoding flagellin — protein sequence MGDIVLSSALRSNLTSLQNTASLLSQTQERLSTGLKVNSAIDNPTAFFTAAGLNNRANDLSALSDNIGQAVDTLKAADDGIQAITSLVENLKSTASTALTTKVAASSATSTNSTAYVATTAVSTITGVDAGDIFTVQVGTATAVAVTVGASTSHVSALVATVNGLTGVSASLTSEGKIKIEGDSGENLVITDTTGSTAATLGVSGTASNGTNRNQAVSDFNTLRTQIDQLASDSSFKGVNLLQASNDLTVNFNEDQSSSLTIASKLLDTSASGLNVSAATNSDFATDSNIEAALTSLDAAVSTLRQQAASFGNNLSIVENRQDFTSNLINTLETGAGKLTLADTNVEGANLLALQTRQSLGTTTLSLASQSDQNVLRLF from the coding sequence ATGGGTGACATCGTCCTCTCGAGTGCACTGCGCTCCAACCTTACTTCTCTTCAGAACACAGCATCGCTTCTGTCTCAGACTCAGGAACGTCTTTCGACTGGCCTGAAAGTGAACAGCGCGATCGACAACCCAACTGCATTCTTCACAGCTGCCGGCCTGAACAACCGTGCAAATGACCTGTCAGCTCTGTCTGACAACATCGGTCAGGCTGTGGATACGCTTAAGGCTGCCGACGATGGTATCCAGGCTATTACGAGCCTCGTGGAAAACCTGAAGTCTACAGCTAGCACGGCCCTCACTACGAAGGTTGCTGCGTCAAGTGCTACCAGCACGAACTCAACTGCATATGTTGCCACAACTGCTGTCAGCACCATCACTGGTGTCGATGCCGGTGATATCTTCACTGTTCAGGTTGGTACAGCCACTGCTGTTGCCGTCACTGTTGGTGCAAGTACGTCACATGTGTCTGCACTTGTTGCGACCGTCAATGGTCTGACTGGCGTTTCAGCGTCTTTGACGTCTGAAGGCAAGATCAAGATCGAAGGCGACAGCGGCGAAAACCTGGTGATCACTGACACAACAGGTTCTACTGCAGCTACTCTTGGTGTTTCCGGTACAGCCAGCAACGGTACAAACCGCAATCAGGCTGTGTCTGACTTCAACACCCTGCGTACACAGATTGACCAGTTGGCATCTGACTCGTCCTTCAAGGGTGTTAACCTGCTCCAGGCCAGCAATGACCTGACGGTTAACTTCAACGAAGACCAGTCTTCAAGCCTGACGATTGCGTCCAAGCTCCTGGACACATCTGCATCAGGCCTGAACGTCTCTGCTGCTACCAACTCTGACTTTGCTACAGACAGCAATATCGAGGCGGCTCTTACGTCTCTCGACGCAGCTGTGTCTACGCTTCGTCAGCAGGCTGCCAGCTTTGGTAACAACCTCTCCATCGTGGAAAACCGTCAGGACTTCACTTCGAACCTGATCAACACGCTGGAAACAGGCGCCGGCAAGCTCACGCTCGCTGACACCAACGTTGAAGGTGCAAACCTGCTTGCTCTGCAGACACGTCAGTCCCTGGGTACCACGACCCTGTCACTGGCTTCTCAGTCCGACCAGAACGTCCTGCGTCTGTTCTAA
- the flbT gene encoding flagellar biosynthesis repressor FlbT, which translates to MALKIELKPGERFILGNAVITNDDQRTRLFVEGSAPILREKDIMRPEDADSPCKNLYLAVQLMYLSNDPSEQHSVYFKLTNDIIKAAPSTLEYIERMNNQILTGAFYKALKEAKKLIKYEQELMSNAQSDAGIREDS; encoded by the coding sequence ATGGCCCTCAAGATCGAGCTAAAGCCCGGCGAACGCTTCATTCTGGGCAATGCCGTCATCACGAATGATGATCAGCGCACCAGGCTGTTTGTCGAAGGATCCGCACCCATTCTGCGTGAGAAGGACATCATGCGTCCCGAAGACGCTGACTCGCCATGCAAGAATCTCTACCTGGCCGTTCAGCTCATGTATCTGAGCAACGACCCCTCAGAACAGCACAGCGTCTATTTCAAGCTCACCAACGACATAATCAAGGCGGCCCCCAGTACGCTCGAGTACATTGAGCGCATGAACAATCAAATCTTAACCGGCGCATTCTATAAAGCTCTGAAGGAAGCAAAGAAGCTCATCAAGTATGAGCAGGAGCTCATGTCGAATGCACAATCCGACGCAGGCATACGGGAAGACAGCTAA
- the flaF gene encoding flagellar biosynthesis regulator FlaF: protein MHNPTQAYGKTAKVVANPREHEANLLTKAAQQLSAVKDPFEPRSDKFRDALIYNRKLWTVFAGSVTGDDNPLPDQIKQNIANLGIFILKHTVSVQASPSPEKLDVLISINREIAAGLYQRPA from the coding sequence ATGCACAATCCGACGCAGGCATACGGGAAGACAGCTAAGGTTGTTGCCAACCCGCGTGAACACGAAGCCAATCTGCTCACCAAGGCTGCCCAGCAGCTTTCGGCCGTCAAAGACCCGTTTGAGCCGCGCAGCGATAAGTTCCGCGACGCACTGATTTACAATCGCAAGCTCTGGACCGTCTTTGCAGGCTCGGTGACAGGCGACGACAATCCCCTTCCCGATCAGATCAAGCAGAACATTGCCAATCTGGGTATCTTCATTCTCAAGCACACCGTTTCCGTCCAGGCGAGCCCCTCGCCGGAGAAGCTTGATGTGCTGATCAGCATCAATCGCGAAATTGCCGCGGGCCTCTATCAGCGTCCCGCGTAA
- the flgK gene encoding flagellar hook-associated protein FlgK, whose amino-acid sequence MSLSTALNAAVSGLKANQSAVDLAARNIANATTEGYTRKVVGQSNALAGGEGIGVSVRAAVREVDNYLFGQLQRSSGVNAKLEVRSEFLTRVDQMFGTPDSETSIASYVTRLGTAFQDLATTPESTVTREATLAAAEELTVELNRLSDEIQQMRRETERRLEDAVSQANGALAKIHDLNLKISANQAGSVADLQDERDMAVRELASLMDIRTVEREGGRISVFSNGGNLLLDTQPAKLSFDEHPTLNASSFYNSDPALRGVGTVTLQVGGSAPIDLLRDGTIREGKIAGLADMRDKTLVEAQSQLDEIAHNLAKSMSETTVTSAAVAGPPAGFDVDIAALQNGDSINLTYTETPGGTQRQVTIVRVDDATALPLANTVTPNANDTVVGVAWGGSAATFATNLDAALAAASINIDTSNPAGTTLRIVDDGVGATTDVDAVTATVTATGLVDSGTALPLFVDGANAQAAYTNFQDGARQKVGFASRISLNANVRADPSSLVVYSTSPATDAGDPARPTELLERLTGRSREFDPATGIGGTGQPFAGGVDEFARRVVSFQANEVVLANRALDSQKVVQLGLEEKVQGTTGVSIDDEMAQLLLLQNAYAANARVMSAVQEMMSLLGNILR is encoded by the coding sequence ATGTCCCTTTCAACCGCCCTCAATGCAGCCGTTTCCGGGCTCAAGGCCAACCAGTCCGCTGTCGATCTTGCCGCGCGCAACATCGCCAACGCGACGACGGAAGGCTATACGCGGAAGGTCGTGGGCCAGAGCAATGCGCTGGCCGGCGGCGAGGGTATTGGTGTGTCCGTGCGGGCGGCCGTGCGCGAGGTGGACAATTATCTGTTTGGTCAGCTGCAGCGGTCTTCCGGCGTTAATGCCAAGCTGGAAGTGCGGTCAGAGTTTCTGACGCGTGTGGACCAGATGTTCGGCACGCCGGACAGTGAAACATCTATCGCGTCCTATGTGACACGTTTGGGCACGGCGTTTCAGGATCTGGCAACAACGCCTGAATCAACGGTCACCCGCGAAGCGACACTTGCGGCGGCTGAAGAACTGACAGTTGAGCTCAATCGCCTGTCTGACGAAATTCAGCAGATGCGCCGTGAGACTGAACGCCGTCTCGAAGACGCGGTATCACAGGCCAATGGTGCGCTGGCAAAGATCCACGATCTGAATCTCAAGATTTCTGCCAACCAGGCGGGCTCAGTAGCTGACCTGCAGGATGAGCGGGACATGGCCGTGCGTGAGCTGGCGTCCCTGATGGACATTCGCACGGTGGAACGCGAAGGCGGCCGGATCTCGGTATTCTCCAATGGCGGTAATCTGCTGTTGGATACTCAGCCTGCCAAACTGTCCTTTGATGAGCATCCAACGCTCAACGCGTCTTCCTTCTACAATTCTGATCCAGCGCTGCGCGGTGTCGGTACGGTGACGCTGCAGGTTGGTGGGTCAGCTCCGATTGACCTGCTGCGCGACGGCACAATCCGCGAGGGCAAGATTGCCGGTCTTGCGGATATGCGTGACAAGACACTGGTCGAAGCGCAGTCACAGCTTGATGAGATTGCCCACAACCTGGCCAAGTCCATGTCGGAAACGACCGTGACATCGGCCGCGGTTGCCGGTCCGCCTGCGGGCTTTGATGTTGATATTGCAGCGCTTCAGAATGGCGACAGCATCAACCTCACCTACACGGAAACACCGGGCGGCACACAGCGCCAGGTCACGATCGTTCGTGTGGATGATGCAACGGCTCTGCCACTGGCGAACACAGTTACACCGAACGCGAACGACACGGTTGTTGGCGTTGCCTGGGGTGGCAGTGCCGCCACTTTTGCGACCAACCTTGATGCAGCGCTTGCGGCTGCAAGCATCAATATTGATACGTCAAACCCTGCGGGCACAACGCTTCGCATTGTTGATGATGGTGTGGGTGCAACGACAGATGTTGATGCCGTCACAGCGACCGTTACGGCCACTGGCCTGGTTGATAGCGGCACGGCCCTTCCCCTGTTTGTGGACGGGGCGAATGCGCAGGCGGCGTACACGAATTTCCAGGATGGTGCGCGCCAGAAGGTTGGCTTTGCAAGCCGCATTTCACTCAACGCGAATGTGCGGGCTGATCCATCTTCTCTGGTTGTTTATTCAACCTCTCCAGCGACAGACGCTGGTGATCCGGCCCGTCCGACCGAGTTGCTTGAACGCCTGACCGGCAGGTCGCGCGAGTTTGACCCTGCAACGGGTATTGGCGGTACGGGGCAGCCTTTTGCCGGCGGTGTCGATGAATTTGCCCGTCGCGTTGTGTCTTTCCAGGCCAATGAGGTGGTGCTCGCCAACCGTGCGCTGGATAGCCAGAAAGTTGTTCAGCTTGGACTTGAAGAAAAGGTCCAGGGCACGACGGGTGTATCGATAGATGATGAAATGGCGCAGCTTCTTCTGCTGCAAAATGCGTATGCCGCAAATGCGCGGGTGATGTCGGCAGTGCAGGAAATGATGTCCCTGCTCGGCAACATCCTGCGATAG